A region from the Palaeococcus ferrophilus DSM 13482 genome encodes:
- a CDS encoding proton-conducting transporter transmembrane domain-containing protein yields MSQYASLLIALPLISAFFIPVLKRFSRSTIMPFLVLVTALQAGIAGWVFREVYTTGKPIIVMAGGFRPPVGINLYIGHFAALFVLIVALASFFMSIFSMKAINVEPKDKYAMLFLLLMLGATGMIATGDIFNLFVFMEITAISAYALTAYNKTGEASEAGLKYMLLGGIGSSFFLVGVALLYGSLGTLNLAHIALLAGKMNATVAQAALALIIFGLAVEAELFPLNAWAPDAYQAAPHPITAMFSAFVVKAGLYAIARILYVLGAASGWANVARLLIIMGTLTVIIGELSALRQRDVKRMVAYSSIAQVGFIAVAFSLGTAGGVSAAVFHMVNHAIIKALLFLAVGYVGITLGGTAIEDFQGLGKRMPLTAFSITVGAVAVMGIPLFNAFWSKMQIIMAAMEANYAWVVALVLLASIVEAAYYIRLIHTMWFTGEGERLSENLVLGVVMLLLVAAIIVIGLYPEPLWNIVQKAGSDVFNVANYIKNVPLMGVGA; encoded by the coding sequence ATGAGCCAGTACGCGTCACTTTTAATCGCGCTCCCGCTTATCAGTGCGTTCTTCATCCCCGTACTCAAGAGGTTCAGCAGGAGCACCATAATGCCCTTCCTCGTCCTCGTGACCGCCCTTCAAGCGGGGATAGCAGGGTGGGTGTTCAGGGAGGTCTACACTACCGGAAAGCCGATAATAGTCATGGCCGGCGGTTTCAGGCCCCCCGTTGGAATCAACCTCTACATAGGCCACTTCGCGGCGCTCTTCGTGCTCATAGTTGCACTGGCAAGCTTCTTCATGTCCATATTCAGCATGAAAGCCATCAACGTTGAGCCGAAGGACAAGTACGCCATGCTCTTCCTCCTGCTGATGCTCGGAGCAACGGGCATGATAGCGACGGGAGACATATTCAACCTTTTCGTCTTCATGGAGATAACCGCAATAAGTGCCTACGCTCTCACGGCCTACAACAAGACCGGAGAGGCGAGCGAGGCGGGACTTAAGTACATGCTCCTTGGAGGAATAGGCTCGAGCTTCTTCCTCGTTGGAGTTGCCCTCCTCTACGGTTCCCTTGGGACGCTCAACCTCGCGCACATAGCCCTCCTCGCAGGCAAGATGAACGCTACCGTGGCCCAGGCGGCGCTGGCCCTCATAATATTCGGCTTGGCTGTTGAGGCCGAGCTCTTCCCGCTCAACGCATGGGCACCCGATGCCTACCAGGCGGCACCGCACCCGATAACGGCCATGTTCTCGGCCTTCGTGGTCAAGGCGGGCCTCTACGCCATAGCGAGAATCCTCTACGTCCTTGGTGCGGCATCGGGATGGGCGAACGTGGCGAGGCTCCTCATCATAATGGGCACCCTGACGGTAATAATCGGCGAGCTTTCAGCACTGCGCCAGAGGGACGTTAAGAGGATGGTAGCATACTCAAGTATCGCCCAGGTCGGCTTCATAGCTGTAGCGTTCTCCCTCGGCACCGCCGGCGGTGTCAGTGCGGCGGTATTCCACATGGTCAACCACGCGATAATCAAGGCCCTCCTCTTCCTGGCGGTCGGCTACGTGGGGATAACCCTTGGAGGGACTGCCATCGAGGACTTCCAGGGACTTGGGAAGAGGATGCCTCTGACGGCTTTCAGCATAACCGTTGGAGCAGTGGCCGTCATGGGAATACCGCTCTTTAACGCCTTCTGGAGCAAGATGCAGATTATAATGGCCGCCATGGAGGCAAACTACGCGTGGGTTGTCGCCCTTGTCTTATTAGCCAGCATCGTGGAGGCGGCGTATTACATAAGGCTCATCCACACGATGTGGTTCACGGGGGAGGGCGAGAGGCTCAGCGAGAACCTTGTCCTCGGGGTGGTAATGCTCCTCCTCGTGGCGGCCATCATCGTAATAGGTCTCTACCCGGAGCCGCTCTGGAACATTGTCCAGAAGGCAGGAAGCGACGTCTTTAACGTGGCCAACTACATCAAGAACGTTCCACTGATGGGGGTGGGAGCATGA
- a CDS encoding monovalent cation/H+ antiporter complex subunit F encodes MIGVNIYLALIAIATLLSMYRVFRGPTTVDRLVAVDIMTTITAGLMVLFALYYRRAIFLDVALVYAVLAFLGVIAFARYLEGGI; translated from the coding sequence ATGATAGGCGTAAACATTTACCTCGCCCTCATAGCCATAGCGACGCTCCTCAGCATGTACCGCGTTTTCAGGGGACCGACCACTGTGGATAGGCTCGTCGCGGTTGACATTATGACCACCATCACCGCGGGACTCATGGTGCTCTTCGCGCTCTACTACAGAAGAGCCATATTCCTCGACGTGGCCCTCGTCTACGCGGTTCTCGCGTTCCTTGGAGTGATAGCCTTCGCGCGCTACCTGGAGGGAGGGATATGA
- a CDS encoding Na+/H+ antiporter subunit E: MGEASRISRYLYTVIVLFVIWIFLTSSLDIQELEIGLVLSLIVGALTYSIFTESGLANLHPKRVAYAIAYVPYFLWAMLMANLDVAYRVLHPKRPINPGIVECKTVLDNDLGKLALANSITLTPGTITLDVKGDRYFIHWIDVKDASVEGASENITKPFEKFLKVIFP, encoded by the coding sequence ATGGGAGAAGCAAGCAGGATAAGCCGTTATCTCTACACAGTGATTGTGTTATTTGTTATTTGGATTTTTCTGACGAGCAGCTTGGATATACAGGAACTTGAGATAGGCCTCGTCCTTTCACTCATAGTGGGCGCACTGACCTACAGCATCTTCACGGAGAGCGGACTGGCCAACCTCCACCCCAAGAGGGTCGCCTATGCGATAGCGTACGTGCCCTACTTCCTGTGGGCGATGCTCATGGCTAACCTCGACGTTGCCTACCGCGTTCTCCACCCCAAGAGACCCATAAACCCCGGAATCGTTGAGTGCAAAACCGTTCTCGACAACGACCTCGGGAAGCTCGCCCTCGCGAACTCGATAACCCTGACGCCGGGAACCATAACCCTCGACGTCAAGGGAGACAGGTACTTCATCCACTGGATAGACGTTAAGGACGCGAGCGTTGAAGGTGCCTCCGAGAACATAACTAAGCCCTTTGAAAAGTTCCTAAAGGTGATATTCCCATGA
- a CDS encoding NADH-quinone oxidoreductase subunit K: MISAYYFGAIALILIGFYAVLVKRNVLKMLVGLSIMETGVNLLLISVGYVSGRSAPILSEGIGPSNAVDPIPQALVLTAIVIGVATTALALTIVINLYEKYKTLDAEKIRRLRG, translated from the coding sequence ATGATCAGCGCTTACTACTTCGGCGCGATAGCACTGATCCTCATAGGCTTCTACGCGGTACTCGTCAAGAGGAACGTGCTCAAGATGCTCGTGGGGCTCAGCATAATGGAGACCGGCGTTAACCTCCTCCTCATAAGCGTCGGCTACGTTAGCGGAAGGAGCGCTCCGATACTTAGCGAGGGCATCGGTCCATCCAACGCCGTTGACCCGATTCCCCAGGCGCTCGTCCTCACGGCAATCGTTATCGGTGTTGCGACAACTGCCCTAGCCCTTACGATTGTGATAAACCTCTATGAGAAGTACAAAACCCTCGACGCTGAAAAGATAAGGAGGTTGAGAGGATGA
- a CDS encoding DUF4040 domain-containing protein, giving the protein MNCITCIEYIIVAMMVLSAIFAVEWRDLLAAVVGMAAVSLFASVLFFFLQAPDVAMTEAAIGAAMSAAVFIFAIKRTERFESEEEGVGWWMRW; this is encoded by the coding sequence ATGAACTGCATAACCTGTATAGAGTACATCATTGTGGCCATGATGGTTCTCTCCGCGATATTCGCCGTTGAGTGGAGGGACCTCCTTGCGGCAGTGGTCGGAATGGCCGCTGTAAGTCTCTTCGCGTCAGTGCTGTTCTTCTTCCTTCAGGCGCCTGACGTGGCAATGACGGAGGCGGCCATAGGCGCGGCCATGAGTGCTGCAGTGTTCATATTCGCCATAAAGCGCACGGAGAGGTTTGAAAGCGAGGAAGAAGGTGTAGGGTGGTGGATGAGATGGTGA
- a CDS encoding Na(+)/H(+) antiporter subunit B: MLKRAFAIITLLFIGLWMASALSGVDFGADRMLVGKYYLNNVMMETGAVNTVTAVVVNYRGFDTLGEVTVLFIASTGVGALLWRRKKERTARTEGSVVLKTGARILLPFIMLFGAYIFIHGHLTPGGGFPGGATIATAFLMLYLAFTSYEIEHRVFEPLEGLAGMGYVTVGLIGLAIGGYFLFDWIWQTWGWGHGNIGRLFSAGFIPVIYTLIGLKVGTELTGIVDNMVKEEVSE; the protein is encoded by the coding sequence GTGCTTAAGAGGGCGTTTGCTATAATCACCCTCCTGTTCATCGGCCTCTGGATGGCCAGCGCCCTTTCGGGTGTTGACTTCGGAGCGGACAGGATGCTCGTCGGCAAGTACTACCTCAACAACGTCATGATGGAGACGGGAGCGGTCAACACAGTCACCGCGGTAGTGGTGAACTACCGTGGGTTCGACACCCTCGGTGAGGTCACCGTTCTCTTCATAGCCTCGACCGGCGTTGGAGCACTCCTCTGGAGGAGGAAGAAGGAGAGGACCGCGAGAACGGAGGGTTCCGTTGTTCTAAAGACGGGAGCAAGGATTCTCCTACCGTTCATAATGCTATTCGGTGCCTACATATTCATCCACGGACACCTCACCCCGGGAGGGGGTTTCCCCGGTGGAGCGACTATAGCGACGGCCTTCCTCATGCTCTACCTGGCCTTCACGAGCTATGAGATAGAGCACAGGGTCTTCGAGCCCCTCGAGGGCCTCGCGGGTATGGGCTACGTGACGGTCGGCCTCATAGGCCTCGCCATAGGCGGGTACTTCCTCTTTGACTGGATATGGCAGACGTGGGGATGGGGACACGGCAACATCGGCAGGCTCTTCAGCGCCGGGTTCATCCCCGTAATCTACACGCTCATAGGTCTCAAGGTCGGCACGGAGCTCACGGGAATCGTGGACAACATGGTCAAAGAGGAGGTGAGCGAATGA
- the mnhG gene encoding monovalent cation/H(+) antiporter subunit G, translating to MIASYIGEFLVIFGTIFYLLSTLGLIRMPDVYNRMQTATKSATLGSLGVIVGTGVWAIDHVGSYAWLPKTIVIAVFLLLTNPISAHALIRAAYKSGIPLWEGSVVDRYKEALGAENKEGGEE from the coding sequence ATGATAGCGAGCTACATCGGAGAGTTCCTTGTCATCTTCGGGACGATCTTCTACCTGCTCTCAACTCTCGGCCTGATCAGGATGCCCGACGTTTACAACAGGATGCAGACTGCCACAAAGAGCGCCACTCTCGGTTCCCTTGGAGTCATAGTGGGAACCGGAGTGTGGGCCATTGACCACGTGGGAAGCTACGCCTGGCTTCCAAAGACCATCGTCATCGCGGTCTTTCTCCTGCTGACCAATCCCATCAGTGCCCACGCCCTCATAAGGGCAGCCTACAAGAGCGGCATCCCCCTCTGGGAGGGTAGCGTCGTTGACAGATACAAGGAGGCCCTGGGGGCTGAAAATAAGGAGGGGGGAGAGGAATGA
- a CDS encoding proton-conducting transporter transmembrane domain-containing protein gives MINELALIVFAPLVAGALAWLLDVKGIKEAIGLIGAAVPLAYTAMLYERASEGISFAVNLGVFDITFRLGQLNWFFVGIAVLVGFSAVLALVSTAKDSYEWLFALMSLSGVLGVFLAADLMTFFIFWEVMTFASFMMVLHYNRSASLKYFLLSVAGAYAMLIAITFIYAKVGSFDFGAVQTVFAQDAYAKMLGGQATFSSTELMALFGLFLVAFGVKAGMFPLHVWAPDAYSETNQSYTSMFSGVLSKAGVYGFILMYILIGTRLAVEFGAFRSASKFGYIIAFLGGLTIIVGGLLAALQEDIRKLFAYSSISQVGYILVGIGVGTALSMQAALFHALSHALFKGLFFLIVATIVHRTGKTTFADMGGLAEKMPFTFAMAFVAILSLAGIPPLVGFASKWVLFEAVISQNLPILGGMVFFGSAIGFVYLIRFTYAVWFGQRPTDLDDTKDAPLPLAIAMTILALFNVVLGIAPGLVAKELNKMFGKEIIGGNLFVLDLGFGKYNALAILIYLIAGLIVAAVIYFLGAKVRRVPVTDTYQSGNPVTMDYNLTIRRNFFLPLKEALAFWLRISFDRLYRDIGAWVEDLAEVLRNYIYNGNVQSYAWYLLIILLILAMWGV, from the coding sequence ATGATTAACGAACTCGCTCTTATCGTATTCGCTCCCCTTGTGGCGGGAGCCCTCGCTTGGCTCCTTGACGTTAAGGGAATAAAGGAGGCAATAGGCCTCATAGGAGCAGCTGTGCCCCTTGCCTATACCGCCATGCTCTACGAGAGGGCCTCTGAGGGTATCTCATTCGCCGTAAACCTCGGGGTCTTTGACATCACCTTTAGACTCGGCCAGCTCAACTGGTTCTTCGTTGGCATAGCGGTCCTCGTTGGCTTCAGCGCGGTCCTCGCCCTCGTATCAACGGCGAAGGACAGCTACGAGTGGCTGTTCGCGTTAATGAGCCTCAGCGGAGTGCTAGGTGTTTTCCTGGCCGCGGACCTCATGACCTTCTTCATCTTCTGGGAGGTCATGACCTTCGCCAGCTTCATGATGGTACTCCACTACAACCGCTCCGCGTCCCTCAAGTACTTCCTGCTCAGCGTTGCCGGGGCATACGCGATGCTTATAGCAATAACCTTCATCTACGCCAAAGTGGGAAGCTTTGACTTCGGCGCTGTTCAGACGGTTTTTGCTCAGGACGCCTACGCCAAAATGCTCGGCGGCCAGGCCACTTTCAGCTCCACGGAGCTAATGGCGCTCTTTGGACTGTTCCTCGTGGCCTTTGGCGTTAAGGCCGGGATGTTCCCACTTCACGTGTGGGCGCCAGATGCCTACTCCGAGACCAACCAGAGCTACACCTCAATGTTCAGCGGAGTTCTCAGCAAGGCCGGTGTCTACGGCTTCATCCTCATGTACATCCTCATAGGCACGAGACTCGCGGTTGAGTTCGGCGCCTTCAGGAGCGCATCCAAGTTTGGCTACATAATAGCCTTCCTTGGAGGTCTCACCATAATCGTCGGCGGTCTGCTCGCCGCTTTGCAGGAGGACATAAGGAAGCTCTTCGCCTACTCGAGTATAAGCCAGGTGGGCTACATACTCGTGGGCATCGGCGTGGGAACTGCTCTCAGCATGCAGGCTGCTTTGTTCCACGCCCTCAGCCACGCGCTGTTCAAGGGCCTGTTCTTCCTCATAGTGGCTACCATCGTTCACCGCACGGGCAAAACCACTTTCGCCGACATGGGTGGTCTGGCGGAGAAGATGCCCTTCACCTTCGCCATGGCCTTCGTGGCCATATTGAGCCTCGCGGGAATACCCCCGCTGGTCGGTTTTGCCAGCAAATGGGTGCTCTTTGAGGCAGTTATAAGCCAGAACCTGCCCATACTCGGCGGCATGGTGTTCTTCGGAAGTGCCATAGGTTTCGTCTACCTCATAAGGTTCACCTACGCGGTGTGGTTCGGGCAAAGACCAACCGACCTCGACGACACGAAAGATGCTCCGCTCCCACTGGCGATAGCGATGACGATACTGGCGCTCTTCAACGTGGTACTTGGTATAGCGCCGGGTCTTGTCGCCAAGGAACTCAACAAGATGTTTGGCAAGGAGATCATCGGCGGCAACCTCTTCGTCCTCGACCTCGGCTTCGGTAAGTACAACGCGCTGGCAATACTCATATACCTCATCGCGGGCCTCATAGTGGCGGCAGTAATCTACTTCCTTGGCGCTAAGGTGAGGAGGGTTCCCGTCACGGACACCTACCAGTCGGGTAACCCCGTCACCATGGACTACAATCTAACCATAAGGAGGAACTTCTTCCTCCCACTCAAGGAGGCCC